The genomic interval TGAGGTGCGTGAGCGTGCGGCCGTGGTCGGCCGCGGGCGGTGCGTCGGTGGCGGTGCGGATCATGCCGTGCGGGGGGATGCGGGGTCGCGGGTCGGGCCCGGAGCCTATCGGCCGGCGTGGGCGGAGGATCCACAACGCGCAGGCCCCGCGGACCGCGGGGCCCGGGCGCGGAAACACGCGACGATCCGCGGGATCCGCGGGGGGCGGCGTCCCGGGTTCGCCTCAAGACGACGCGGCGCGATCGACGGCGTACCGCTCGCGGATGCGCAGGAACTCGGCTTCACCCGCGACGAAGGCGTCGACGACCTCGGGGGCGAAGTGCGTCCCGCGCTCCTCGAGGACGATCGAGCGGGCGACGTCGTGGGTGAAGGCGTCCTTGTAGACGCGGCGGCTGGTGAGCGCGTCGTACACGTCCGCCAGCGCCACGATGCGGGCGGCGAGCGGGATCGCCTCGCCCGCCAATCCGGCGGGATAGCCGGTGCCGTCGTACCGCTCGTGGTGGCTCGCGGCGATGTCGCGGGCCATGCACAGGAAGGCGGCCCCGGGGTAGCGGGAGGCCGCGGCGTCGAGCGTCTCGGCGCCGAGCGTCGTGTGCGTCTTCATGATCTCGAACTCGCGGTCGGACAGCCGGCCGGGCTTGAGCAGGACCGAGTCGGGGATGCCGACCTTGCCGATGTCGTGCAGCGGGCTGGTCGCGTAGATCAGCCGCGCGTACTCGGCGTCGATGACGCCGGTGAAGCAGCCGTTGGAGAGCAGGCGTTGCGTGAGCACGCGGGCGTAGCTCTGCACGCGCTCGAGGTGCTCGCCGGTCTCCTGGTCGCGGCTCTCGGCGAGCTTCGCCATGGCGAAGATCGCCATCTCGCGGGTCTCCAGCGAGACGATCCGCTCGGCGGATCGCAGCCGCGCCAGCAGCTCCTCGCGGTCGAAGGGCTTGACGAGGAAGTCGTCGGCACCCGAGGAGAGGCCCTCGACACGCTCGGCGACGGCGCCGCGCCCCGTGAGCAGCACGATGTAGCAGTAGCCACCGCCGGCGTGCAGCGCGGCCCCCGAGCGGATCGCGCGGCACAGCTGCGGCCCGGTGAGCCCGGGCATCTCCCAGTCGGTGATCACCAGGTGGACCGGCCGCTCGGCGAGAAGGCGGACGGCGGCGTCGCCGTCGGGCGCCGTCACGACGTCGTGCCCGGCGTCCTGGAGGGTGTCGCGGAGCATCTCCACGGCGATCGGGTCGTCGTCGGCAACAAGAATCTGCATCGGGTGGGTCTCCAGCGCGGCGGGTGCGAGCCGGCGGACGAAGGCGGAACAGGGGTCGAGCCGGCAGCCTCAGGCGGCGCGGGCGGCGGGAGACGCATCGGCCAACGCCTCGGCCAGCTCCGAGGCGCGGTCGGCGGCGGTCCGGGCCTCCAGGGCGAAGGCCTCCACCGCCTCCGCGTTCGGCGCCGACTCGAGGCACGCCGCGGCTTCGGCCAGCGGGACGGCACTCAGGTTCGCCGCCGTCCCCTTGACCGCGTGGGCGACTCTTCGCAGCGCCCCGTCGTCGCCCTCGGCGAGGTGGACCCGCGCCGCTCCGACCTGCTCCGGCAGCTGGACGGCGAAGGCCCCGAGCAGCCGGCTGACCAGCGGGGCCTTGCCGCCGCAGCGGGCGAGCACGGCGGGCAGGTCGATCACCTCCTCCGCGGGGTCCACCCGCCGATCGACGGCCGGGGTGGCCGCCGCTTCCGGCCGGCCGGCGCCCGCCACCTTGGCCAGCGGATCCTCCTCCCGCTCCGGCATCGGCGGGTTCCGCTCCGCGAGCGGCCGCATCAGGCTCTCCATCTCGCGGAAGAGCGCGTCGCAGTCGATGGGCTTGGACGCGTAGCCGTCCATCCCCGCCTCGAGGCAGCGCTCCCGGTCGCCGCGGACCGCGTTGGCGGTGAGGGCGACGATCGGCACGCGGCCGCCGCACGTCCGCGCCGCCTCGTGGTCGCGGAACCGGCGGGTGGCGCCGAAACCGTCGAGCTCGGGCATCTGGCAGTCCATGAGCACGACGTCGAAGCCGTGCCCGCCCGGGCGCGTCAGCGCCTCCACGGCGAGCAGGCCGTCGCCGACGACGCGGACGCGGTAGCCGGCGTCGCGGAGCAGCTCGCAGGCGACGGCCTGGTTGACCGGGTTGTCCTCCGCGAGCAGCACGTTGCCGCGGTGGCGGGCGGGGCCGTCCGCCGTGGCCTCGCGAGCGGGCTCGGCGGCGCTGCCGCGGGTCGCACGCATGACGGCGTCGAAGAGCGCGGACGGCCGGGCGGGCTTGCCCAGGCAGGCCTCGAAGCCGGCCGCTCGCACCTCGGCCGCGTCCACGTCCCGGTCCGCCGCCGTGAGCATCAGCAGCGGGATTCTCCGCAGGCGGCGATCGGCCGCCGCGGCCCGGCCGACCTCCAGCCCGGAGAGGCCGGGCATCATGAGGTCGACGACCGCGAGGTCGAAGGGCGTTCCGCGCCCCTCGGCCTCCCGCATCGCCTCCAGCGCCTCGGCCCCGTTGTCGACCGGCGTGACCGAGAAACCCCAGGCCTCGAGCTGCTCGGTGATCGCCCGCAGCGACGCCGGGTGGTCGTCGACGGTGAGGGCACGCTTTCCCACGAAGCCGTCGCGGGCGCGGCGTCCTCGGGCTGACCCGCCGCCACGGTGAACCAGAAGGTGGAGCCGCGGCCGGGCTCGCTCTCGACGCCGATGTCGCCGCCCATGAGGTGCACGAGCTCCCGGCTGATCGCCAGCCCCAGCCCGGTGCCGCCGTAGCGCCGGGTGGTCGAGGCGTCGACCTGCGAGAAGGACCGGAAGAGCCGGTCGATCCGCTCGGCCGGGATGCCGATGCCGCTGTCGCGGACCTCGACGCGCAGCCGCGGCTCCGCGCCGGGGTCGGCCTCCAAGGAGATGCCGACCACGACCTCCCCGGCGGCGGTGAACTTGATGGCGTTGTTGGTGAGGTTGACCAGCACCTGCCGCAGCCGCTCGCCGTCGAGCCGCACGCGATGGGGAACCTCCGGGTCGACACGGCAGGCCAGCTCCAGGCCCTTGGGGCCCGCCGAGCGGGCGAGCATCTGCATGACCTCGGCGACGAGGTCGCGCGTCGACACGTCGCTCGGCGACAGCTCCAGCTTGCCGGCCTCGACCTTCGAGAAGTCGAGGATGTCGTTGATCAGCGAGAGCAGCGACTGCGCGGAAGAGCGGATCACACCGGCGTAACCGGCCTGCTGCTCGGAGAGCCCGCGGCGGAGAAGCAGCTCGGTCATGCCGAGCACGCCGTTGAGCGGCGTCCGGATCTCGTGGCTCATGTGGGCGAGGAACTGGCTCTTCGCCCGGCTGGCGCCCTCCGCTGCCAGCGTCGCCTCCTCGGCGGCGGCGGTCGCGGCGCGGAGGCGGTCTTCGTGGAGCCGCGACTCGGTCACGTCCAGGACGATGCCCTCGGAGGTGCAGCCTCCCCGACCGTCCGCCTCGCAGCGAGACCGCACGTGGAGCCACCGCGCCCGGCGGCCCGCGTCCAGCGGGCAGCGGTCGGCTCCGGGCACCACGTCGGGGAGGTGTCGGCCCGTCCACTCGAGGTGGCCGTCGCTCGCCAGCGCCGAGGCGATGCCCGCGTGGAGGGTCTCCACGTCGTCGGGGTGCACACGGCCGAAGAGAAGCTCCGCGTCGCCGAGGATCTCCTCGGGCGAGATGCCGTACAGGGTCTCGCAGCCGCGGCTGGCGTAGGTGAAGCGGGTCTTCTGATCGACCGGCATCTCGCTGCGGAAGACCATGCCGGGCACGTTGGAGACGATGCGTTCGAAGCGCGCCTCGCTCTGGGTCAGCGCCTCCCGCGTCGCCCGCTGCTCGGTGATGTCGCGCTCGATGGCGATGAAGTGGGTGATCCCGCCCGCCTCGTCGTGCACCGGCCGCACCTCCAGCTCCAGCCAGTACGCGTGGCCGTCGCGGTGGTGGTTTCGCACCTCGGTGGTGAATCCCTCGCCGGCGGCGAGGCGGGCACGCATGAACGCGACCGTCTGGGGATCGGTCTCCGGCCCCTGGAGCAGCTCGCCGGGGTTGCGGCCGATGGCTTCCGCCGCGGTGTAGCCGCTGATGCGGGTGAAGGCGGGATTCACGTAGCTGATCCGGCGGTCCGCCCCGGTGATGATCGCGGCGCTGTCGGTGCGGCTGACGATCAGGCTCAGCTCGTCGAGCCGGGCGACACGCGCGGCCGCCTCCACCCGCTCGCGGTGCAGCTCGAGCAGGTGCTCGCCCTGCCGGCCCAGGGCGCGGAGGATCCCAATCTCGCGCTCGCTCGGCCGCCGCGGACGCTCGTCCGCCACGCAGAGCGTGCCCAGCGGCTGGCCGTCGCGGGCCCGCAGCGGGACCCCGGCGTAGAAGCCGATCTTCTTCCCGTTGCCGCAGCCTTCCCGCACGAGCGGGTTGCCGGCGAAGCGCGGGTCTGCGCGGGCGTCGGGCACCACCAGCACCTCCTCGGCCGCGAGGATGGCGTGGGCGCAGAAGGCGATGGACCGCGGCGTGCCGGTGGCTTCGAGGCCGCAACGGCCGAGGAAGCACTGATCGTCCTCCCCGATGATCGAGAGCAGCCCCATCGGGGCGCCCAGCAGGTCGGCCGCGAGCGTGGCCAGTTCATCGAGTGCCTCGATTCGGTCCACCCCCGAGAGCTCGTAAGCGGCGAGCGTGGAAAGGCGTTGTTCCTCGTCGTGCGGAAGCGGGGCGGGGATCATCAGGCGGATCGGAGCAGAACGGCGTGCCGGCGTCGATCGGCCTTTTAAGGAGTGCCCTTGAACAATCTTGCGTCCTCCGCGGATCGCCGGCTGCGGCCGGGCGTTGCTCATGAGCGGACTCCTCCAGGCGGAAAACCGCGCCACCGACGCTTCGTCGGCAGCGGCTCGCGACACACGGCCGGGGACGCTCGCCCGGCATAGGGTTTTCCATGCACACCTCCCGCCTCCCCGCCCTTCTCGCGGTCGCCGCCGCCGGGTCGCTGCCGCCCGCCGCCCCGGTCGCCGCCCAGACCAACAACCCCTTCCCGGATCCGATCCCGGTCGGCATCGGCGTGCCGATCGTCGACTACGCCCGCGTCGCCACCGGCGCCCGCCTCAACCTGCTCGCGCCCGACCCGCTCGGCCGGCTGTTCGCGAACGACCAGCGGGGGGACCTCTACCGCGTGGTGCCTGGCGCGGCCGCGTCGCCGGTCTACCTCGACCTCGCCGCGCAACCCGGAATCGATCTGAGGACCTCCTCCGGCGAGCAAGGCTTCCAAAGCTTCGCCTTCCACCCGGAGTTCGCGACCGCCGGCGCGGCCGGCTTCGGCCGCTTCTACACGGTGCACAGCGACGACGACCGGTCGCCGACCCCGGACTTCGTGCCCAACAGCGGCAACGCCTTCCACTCGGTGCTCCTGGAGTGGACCGCGGCGGACCCGCTCGCCGACACCTTCTCGGGCACCTCCCGGGAGCTCATGCGGATCCGCCAGCCCTTCGGCAACCACAACGCCGGCCAGCTGTCCTTCAACCCCGAGGCCACCGCCGGCGACGCCGACTTCGGCAAGCTCTACCTCGGCCTCGGGGACGGCGGCAGCGGCGGCGATCCGCAGGACCTCGCGCAGGATCGCGACAACGTCTTCGGCTCCATCCTCCGGATCGACCCCCTGGGGACCAACGCCGCGAACGGGAAGTACGGCATCCCCGCCGACAACCCCTTCGTCGGCGAGGCCGACGTCAAGGACGAGATCTTCGCCTACGGCCTCCGCAACCCGCAGCGGTTCAGCTTCGACGCCGTGACCGGCAACGCCTTCATCGCCGACATCGGGCAGGGCGCGGTGGAGGAGATCAACCTCCTGCGGGCGGGCGGAAACTACGGCTGGAACGAGCGTGAAGGCAGCTTCGTCTTCCTGAACAACAGCGGCGTCGGGGGCAGCGCCCGCGGCGACGGCCTCTACGACGACCCGATCGCCGAGTACGACCACCAGGGAGCCTTCGTCCTCGCGGAGCGCAACGGCGAAGCGGTGACCGTGGGCCCGGTCGTCCGCGACCCGTCGATCCCCGGCCTCGCCGGTCGGCTGCTGCTGGGCGACTTCCCCTCCGGCTCGATCTTCTACCTCGACGCCTCGGGCACCCTGCCCGACGGCGGCCAGGCGCCGCTCCAGGAGCTGCTGCTCGTGAACGAGGCGGGCGAGACCAAGCGGCTGATCGACCTCATCAACGACGCCGGCGTCCCCGCGACCCAGCGGGCCGACCTGCGCTTCGGATACGGGGCCGACGGCGAGGTCTTCGTGCTCAACAAGCGTGACGGCGTGATCCGCCAGCTGGTCCCCGAGCCGTCGACGGCCGCGGCGATCGGCACGCTCGGCCTGCTGATGGCTTC from Phycisphaera mikurensis NBRC 102666 carries:
- a CDS encoding HD-GYP domain-containing protein, producing the protein MQILVADDDPIAVEMLRDTLQDAGHDVVTAPDGDAAVRLLAERPVHLVITDWEMPGLTGPQLCRAIRSGAALHAGGGYCYIVLLTGRGAVAERVEGLSSGADDFLVKPFDREELLARLRSAERIVSLETREMAIFAMAKLAESRDQETGEHLERVQSYARVLTQRLLSNGCFTGVIDAEYARLIYATSPLHDIGKVGIPDSVLLKPGRLSDREFEIMKTHTTLGAETLDAAASRYPGAAFLCMARDIAASHHERYDGTGYPAGLAGEAIPLAARIVALADVYDALTSRRVYKDAFTHDVARSIVLEERGTHFAPEVVDAFVAGEAEFLRIRERYAVDRAASS
- a CDS encoding response regulator; the encoded protein is MGKRALTVDDHPASLRAITEQLEAWGFSVTPVDNGAEALEAMREAEGRGTPFDLAVVDLMMPGLSGLEVGRAAAADRRLRRIPLLMLTAADRDVDAAEVRAAGFEACLGKPARPSALFDAVMRATRGSAAEPAREATADGPARHRGNVLLAEDNPVNQAVACELLRDAGYRVRVVGDGLLAVEALTRPGGHGFDVVLMDCQMPELDGFGATRRFRDHEAARTCGGRVPIVALTANAVRGDRERCLEAGMDGYASKPIDCDALFREMESLMRPLAERNPPMPEREEDPLAKVAGAGRPEAAATPAVDRRVDPAEEVIDLPAVLARCGGKAPLVSRLLGAFAVQLPEQVGAARVHLAEGDDGALRRVAHAVKGTAANLSAVPLAEAAACLESAPNAEAVEAFALEARTAADRASELAEALADASPAARAA
- a CDS encoding PQQ-dependent sugar dehydrogenase; the encoded protein is MHTSRLPALLAVAAAGSLPPAAPVAAQTNNPFPDPIPVGIGVPIVDYARVATGARLNLLAPDPLGRLFANDQRGDLYRVVPGAAASPVYLDLAAQPGIDLRTSSGEQGFQSFAFHPEFATAGAAGFGRFYTVHSDDDRSPTPDFVPNSGNAFHSVLLEWTAADPLADTFSGTSRELMRIRQPFGNHNAGQLSFNPEATAGDADFGKLYLGLGDGGSGGDPQDLAQDRDNVFGSILRIDPLGTNAANGKYGIPADNPFVGEADVKDEIFAYGLRNPQRFSFDAVTGNAFIADIGQGAVEEINLLRAGGNYGWNEREGSFVFLNNSGVGGSARGDGLYDDPIAEYDHQGAFVLAERNGEAVTVGPVVRDPSIPGLAGRLLLGDFPSGSIFYLDASGTLPDGGQAPLQELLLVNEAGETKRLIDLINDAGVPATQRADLRFGYGADGEVFVLNKRDGVIRQLVPEPSTAAAIGTLGLLMASRRRRRR